The genomic interval ACATCTTAACCGAACAGCAAATAGAAAAAGTCATAAGGAGGAGATATCAAAATGTTTCGTCATCAAAAAGAATTACAATTTGAAGTGAAAGTGGACAAGCCAGATCCAATGTTAGCACGTCAAATCCAAGAGGTACTTGGAGGTCAATTCGGGGAAATGACAGTTATGATGCAATATCTTTTCCAAGGTTTTAACTGTAGAGGAGAAGAAAAATATAAAGATATGCTAATGGATATTGGGACAGAGGAGATTGGGCATGTGGAAATGCTTTGCTCTCTGATAAGTCAGCTTCTTGATGGAGCGTCACCTGAGGATCAAGCGGAAGCTGCAAAAGATCCAGCAGTTGCAGCCATTATGGGTGGAATTAATCCACAGCATCTGCTTGTAAGTGGTTTGGGTGGTATGCCTACTAACTCCAATGGGGTACCGTGGAATGGTTCTTATATTGTAGCAAGTGGAAATCTATTAGCAGATATGCGTTCCAATCTTCACGCAGAAAGCCAAGGGCGCTTGCAGGTTGCAAGATTGTACCATATGACAACAGATGAGGGAGTTAAGGCGACATTTAGAAAAATGTTAGCCCGTGATCGTTACCATCAGTATCAATGGATGGCAGCAATAGAGGAACTAGAAGCAAAAAATGGTGTTGTCGTACCAGCCAGCTTCCCAGCAGAAGCAGAAAAAGAATCGCAGCCAGAGGCTTATGAATTTTGGAATCTATCAGAAGGAGATGCTTCTTCAGAAGGTTTATGGGCAACAGGAAGTGCACAAGATGGTACTGGTGACTTCGTTTATGTGAAAGAGCCGGTTCCGAAAGGACAAGTTCCAATTAATCCTATTCCATCTGAATCTTTGCATCATGATTTGAATATTAAAAAGTAAGAAGAAGAAAAAATAGACGTAAGCTACTATTATTACTAAATAGCAGCTTACGTCTATTTTGGGTTTCTTCTAGTATTCTCTTTAGAAATAGTGTAGAAT from Niallia sp. FSL W8-0635 carries:
- a CDS encoding manganese catalase family protein, giving the protein MFRHQKELQFEVKVDKPDPMLARQIQEVLGGQFGEMTVMMQYLFQGFNCRGEEKYKDMLMDIGTEEIGHVEMLCSLISQLLDGASPEDQAEAAKDPAVAAIMGGINPQHLLVSGLGGMPTNSNGVPWNGSYIVASGNLLADMRSNLHAESQGRLQVARLYHMTTDEGVKATFRKMLARDRYHQYQWMAAIEELEAKNGVVVPASFPAEAEKESQPEAYEFWNLSEGDASSEGLWATGSAQDGTGDFVYVKEPVPKGQVPINPIPSESLHHDLNIKK